From the Solea senegalensis isolate Sse05_10M linkage group LG16, IFAPA_SoseM_1, whole genome shotgun sequence genome, one window contains:
- the wdr89 gene encoding WD repeat-containing protein 89, with the protein MESLEEKLKGLSIARRCRPEEATYLLHVALQPPGLLAVTCSNFTLHLHNKDTLKLVAEYRGHTKPLCGVTFPRSSPDLLYSASADGTVRGWDVRRPGSQAAQMFKSDPAHSYCSFDLSCSDTLLCAGTEQVNGEDSFLVFWDARKPDGGGLLGVYSESHSDDITQVRFHPRDKDRLASGSTDGLVNVFDLSRGAEEESLLATCNSDSSAGSVCWSGPDYTQLLCLSHDEGLHLWDLSQLDTEEPLTVFSTEDARGLTPLPGGGGVDYVVGGTWLEDAQKLLVVAGMNSGKLHLMECDDKGLRLLTSLEGGHASTVRCFLWDAAGEALVTGGEDAQLLLWKPGGVELTAGKRESMKSQSALRLQTRPHKKHGYQKKK; encoded by the coding sequence ATGGAGAGTTTGGAGGAGAAGCTCAAAGGTCTGTCCATCGCTCGGCGCTGTCGTCCAGAAGAGGCCACCTACCTGCTGCACGTGGCCCTGCAGCCGCCCGGTCTGCTGGCAGTGACCTGCTCCAACTTCACGCTCCACCTGCACAACAAGGACACTCTGAAGCTGGTGGCGGAGTATCGCGGTCACACCAAGCCGCTGTGTGGGGTCACTTTTCCCCGCAGCTCTCCCGACCTCCTCTACTCTGCCTCCGCTGACGGCACAGTGCGGGGCTGGGACGTCCGCCGCCCCGGGTCACAGGCGGCCCAGATGTTTAAGAGCGACCCGGCGCACAGCTACTGCAGCTTCGACCTGAGCTGCAGCGACACGCTCCTGTGTGCCGGCACGGAGCAGGTGAACGGCGAGGACAGCTTCCTGGTTTTCTGGGACGCCAGGAAGCCAGATGGGGGCGGGCTGCTGGGTGTGTACTCCGAGTCGCACAGCGATGACATCACACAGGTGCGCTTCCACCCTCGTGACAAAGACCGCCTGGCGTCGGGCTCCACAGACGGCCTTGTTAATGTTTTTGACCTGAGCCGGGGAGCGGAGGAGGAGTCGCTGCTCGCCACCTGTAACAGCGACTCGTCGGCCGGCTCCGTCTGCTGGTCCGGACCGGATTACACTCAGCTGCTGTGCCTCAGCCACGACGAGGGGCTGCACCTGTGGGACCTGAGCCAGCTGGACACGGAGGAGCCGCTCACCGTCTTCAGCACCGAGGACGCTCGCGGCCTCACGCCGCTGCCCGGCGGAGGGGGCGTGGATTATGTGGTCGGAGGGACGTGGCTGGAGGACGCGCAGAAGCTGCTGGTGGTGGCGGGGATGAACAGCGGCAAACTGCACCTGATGGAGTGTGACGACAAGGGGCTGCGGCTGCTCACGAGCCTGGAGGGTGGCCACGCCTCCACGGTGCGCTGCTTCCTGTGGGACGCGGCGGGGGAGGCGCTGGTGACGGGGGGTGAGGACGCACAGCTGTTGCTGTGGAAACCAGGAGGGGTGGAGCTGACGGCGGGAAAACGGGAGTCCATGAAGAGCCAATCAGCTTTGAGACTCCAAACCAGGCCGCATAAAAAACATGGCTACCAGAAGAAGAAGTAG
- the sgpp1b gene encoding sphingosine-1-phosphate phosphatase 1 yields the protein MEENSGLMRHFRYLQDPHLVARFQHMCGVRGTFSRSASVANSSGISKREERARSHNNGACQHRVNGGDGSEKLAGFGAGDGGVVTMRADGVRKRTDLENHAGDCENAPKNGSVLSGASAGGVAAGVASNSRTLSGAPAAGAGVVGSSRAAGPLLTGETKAEETGNGGEDFPASSRSSAVKPLRRNSLTGDAGMEFLIENRFLYYLFTFGTELGNELFYITFFPFVMWNLDALVGRRLIIVWVWVMYLGQCTKDVIGWPRPASPPVVKVEMFYNSEYSMPSTHAMSGTAIPFSLFLITYGRWEYPFALGFSVALCWCLLVCVSRIYLGMHSVLDVIAGFLYSVLILLFFLPALAPIDDFNLTCRFAPLIIISLHLGLGLFSFTLDTWSTSRGDTAQILGTGAGVALASHINHYLDLLPDPAPEQLPLTFPALGVGLVAAAALRIAVGVPVLVATRALMKAVTIPLVCRVCGVPSDDVRKARQHMEVELPYRYIVYGTVGFNVLFLVPLIFSYLQLS from the exons atggaggaaaacagTGGCCTCATGAGGCACTTTCGCTATCTTCAGGACCCGCACCTTGTCGCCCGCTTCCAGCACATGTGTGGAGTACGTGGGACCTTTTCCAGAAGCGCCTCTGTCGCCAACAGTAGCGGCATCAGCAAGCGAGAGGAGCGGGCTCGCTCGCACAACAACGGGGCATGTCAGCATCGCGTCAACGGGGGAGATGGGAGTGAAAAGTTGGCGGGTTTCGGAGCTGGTGACGGCGGGGTGGTGACAATGAGAGCAGACGGGGTTCGGAAGAGGACAGACCTGGAAAACCACGCGGGCGATTGTGAAAATGCTCCCAAGAACGGGTCAGTGTTGTCCGGAGCGTCCGCCGGCGGAGTCGCGGCTGGTGTGGCCAGCAACAGTCGCACCCTCTCTGGGGCTCCTGCCGCGGGTGCCGGCGTCGTCGGCAGCAGCCGTGCAGCCGGGCCGCTTCTCACGGGGGAAACAAAGGCAGAGGAGACGGGGAACGGCGGGGAAGACTTCCCGGCTTCCTCACGGAGCAGCGCGGTGAAGCCGCTCCGTAGAAACTCTCTTACAGGCGACGCCGGGATGGAGTTCCTGATCGAGAACCGGTTCCTGTACTACCTGTTCACCTTCGGAACCGAGCTGGGCAACGAGCTCTTCTACATCACCTTCTTCCCCTTCGTCATGTGGAACCTGGACGCCCTCGTGGGCCGGAGGCTGATCATCGTGTGGGTGTGGGTCATGTATCTGGGACAGTGCACCAAGGACGTGATCGGCTGGCCGCGGCCCGCTTCACCGCCGGTGGTCAAAGTTGAGATGTTCTACAACTCGGAGTACAGCATGCCGTCCACACACGCCATGTCCGGCACGGCCATCCCCTTCTCCCTGTTCCTCATCACCTATGGACGATGGGAg TATCCGTTCGCGCTGGGCTTCAGTGTGGCTCTCTGCTGGTGTCTGCTGGTCTGCGTCAGTCGAATCTACCTGGGAATGCACTCGGTCCTG GACGTCATTGCCGGTTTCCTGTACAGCGTCCTCATCCTGCTCTTCTTCCTGCCGGCCTTGGCCCCGATCGACGACTTTAACCTGACGTGCCGCTTCGCGCCGCTCATCATCATCTCGCTGCACCTGGGCCTCGGCCTCTTCTCCTTCACGCTGGACACCTGGAGCACGTCGCGGGGCGACACCGCTCAGATCCTGGGCACGGGCGCCGGCGTGGCGCTGGCCTCGCACATCAACCACTACCTGGACCTGCTCCCTGACCCCGCGCCCGAGCAGCTGCCGCTCACCTTCCCCGCCCTCGGCGTGGGTCTGGTGGCGGCGGCCGCGCTGCGCATCGCCGTGGGCGTCCCCGTGCTGGTGGCCACGCGGGCGCTGATGAAAGCCGTGACCATCCCGCTGGTGTGCCGCGTGTGCGGCGTTCCCAGCGACGACGTGAGGAAGGCGAGGCAGCACATGGAGGTGGAGCTGCCGTACCGATACATCGTCTACGGCACCGTGGGCTTCAACGTGCTCTTCCTGGTCCCGCTGATATTCAGCTACCTGCAGCTGTCCTGA